In a single window of the Gossypium hirsutum isolate 1008001.06 chromosome A13, Gossypium_hirsutum_v2.1, whole genome shotgun sequence genome:
- the LOC107894137 gene encoding uncharacterized protein produces the protein MEDSNSKKRVRGDSAESDLDSPMVKRLRDDLLDLLEDSDSLPVNQDLALVIKSFEEEILAASSTSNAKEPLLNPKSDSSEPQPDLVYLLEASDDDLGLPPPMATTTSSDEIRSEVTELLRLDTDSSGTGELLEFGDQIPNFDLFGFGIGDNYGGGHVTYGGLFEYPDVYYDSSEFSALLWRPETLSAE, from the coding sequence ATGGAAGATTCAAACAGCAAGAAGCGAGTTAGAGGTGACTCGGCCGAGTCTGACCTAGACTCACCTATGGTGAAGAGACTCAGAGACGATTTATTAGATCTCCTTGAGGACTCTGATTCTTTGCCTGTTAACCAAGACCTCGCATTGGTTATTAAGAGTTTCGAAGAGGAGATATTGGCAGCGTCATCAACTTCAAATGCAAAGGAGCCGCTGTTGAATCCGAAATCAGATTCCAGCGAACCTCAACCGGATCTTGTTTACCTTTTGGAGGCTTCCGATGATGATCTTGGTTTACCTCCTCCTATGGCTACCACAACTTCAAGTGACGAAATAAGGAGCGAGGTTACTGAGTTGCTGAGACTCGACACTGACTCGTCAGGAACCGGTGAGTTATTGGAATTTGGGGATCAGATCCCTAACTTTGACTTGTTCGGGTTCGGAATCGGAGATAACTACGGGGGTGGCCATGTGACGTATGGCGGATTGTTCGAATATCCCGATGTCTATTACGATTCGTCTGAGTTTTCTGCATTGTTGTGGCGGCCGGAAACTCTGTCGGCGGAATAA